The following are from one region of the Thiohalorhabdus sp. Cl-TMA genome:
- the senB gene encoding selenoneine biosynthesis selenosugar synthase SenB, which translates to MRIRMITPAARGSRSGNRATAERWARFLRAGGHRVDIAVEYGGEPADAMVALHAWRSADSVARFRADHPDHPVVVALTGTDLYRFQHTDPEVTQHTMALADRLVAIHEAAGADLPERFRARLTVILQGATPPPQGHRPVQREFRALVVGHLRDVKDPFRPALAARDLPADSRLRIHHYGLAPDEDWAAAARREAAANPRYQWHGEVAHWRVRRALSRAHLLVHPSRMEGGANAVGEAVVTGVPVLASDVPGNTGLLGVRYPGSFPVADTAGLADLLLRAEREPDFYEALATHCRMRAPLFSPEREAAAWRALMDELAAR; encoded by the coding sequence GTGCGCATCCGCATGATCACCCCCGCCGCCCGCGGCTCCCGCTCGGGCAACCGCGCCACCGCCGAGCGCTGGGCCCGCTTCCTGCGCGCCGGGGGCCACCGGGTGGACATCGCCGTGGAGTACGGCGGCGAGCCCGCCGACGCCATGGTGGCCCTGCACGCCTGGCGCAGCGCCGATTCCGTCGCCCGGTTCCGGGCGGACCACCCGGACCACCCCGTGGTGGTGGCGCTAACCGGAACCGACCTCTACCGATTCCAGCACACCGACCCCGAGGTCACCCAGCACACCATGGCCCTGGCCGACCGCCTGGTGGCCATCCACGAGGCCGCGGGGGCCGACCTCCCCGAGCGCTTTCGGGCCCGACTCACCGTGATCCTCCAGGGAGCCACCCCGCCACCACAGGGACACCGGCCGGTACAGCGGGAATTCCGGGCCCTGGTGGTGGGCCATCTGCGCGACGTAAAGGACCCCTTCCGGCCCGCCCTGGCCGCCCGCGACCTGCCAGCGGACTCCCGGCTCCGGATCCACCACTACGGCCTCGCCCCGGACGAGGATTGGGCGGCGGCCGCGCGCCGAGAGGCAGCCGCCAATCCCCGCTACCAATGGCACGGCGAGGTGGCCCATTGGCGGGTCCGCCGCGCCCTGTCCCGCGCCCACCTGCTGGTGCATCCCTCCCGCATGGAGGGCGGCGCCAACGCCGTGGGCGAGGCGGTGGTGACCGGGGTCCCGGTGCTCGCCTCGGATGTCCCGGGCAACACCGGGCTGCTCGGGGTCCGCTATCCGGGCTCCTTCCCGGTGGCGGACACCGCCGGGCTGGCGGACCTTTTGCTCCGGGCCGAGCGCGAGCCCGACTTCTACGAAGCGCTGGCCACCCACTGCCGGATGCGCGCCCCGCTGTTCTCCCCGGAGCGCGAGGCGGCGGCCTGGCGGGCCCTGATGGACGAGCTCGCGGCTCGCTGA
- the senA gene encoding selenoneine synthase SenA: protein MTQPVQADTLLDMLADARARTFELVEGLDGPQLTEPMLATVNPLLWEIGHVAWFHEYWILRHLDGLEPLIPDADALYDSSAIPHDDRWGLPLPSLEDTIAYMTSVHNALAARLEPLGSGPAPVSDSYFYQLTTYHEDMHDEAFTYTRQTLGQPRPDFSRTGGGLDPDDPPRAGALPGDVEVPGGVFWLGAAEDAPFVFDNEKWAHRVDLRPFRIARAPVTNADFAAFVEDGGYREPRWWSEVGWQWLQAQGRAHPVYWRAQDTGGWLVKDFDGWRPLPPQAPVVHVSAFEAEAYCRWAGRRLPTEAEWEAAAAGEPDGSGRALVEGKRRFPWGAEPPAPRRANLDGRHLGTLDVADCAAGDSAFGCRQMIGNVWEWTASPFEPFPGFTPDPYRDYSQPWFGDNRVLRGGAWATRGRLLRNTWRNFFTPGRCDVLAGFRTCALDED, encoded by the coding sequence ATGACACAACCGGTACAAGCGGACACCCTGCTGGACATGCTCGCGGACGCCCGGGCGCGCACCTTCGAGCTGGTGGAGGGGCTGGACGGTCCGCAGCTCACCGAGCCCATGCTGGCCACGGTGAACCCGCTGCTGTGGGAGATCGGCCATGTGGCCTGGTTCCATGAGTATTGGATTCTCCGCCACCTGGACGGCCTCGAGCCGCTGATCCCCGATGCCGATGCCCTCTACGATTCCTCCGCTATCCCGCACGACGACCGCTGGGGCCTGCCCCTGCCGTCCCTGGAGGATACCATCGCCTACATGACCTCGGTGCACAACGCCCTGGCTGCCCGCCTGGAGCCCTTGGGCAGCGGGCCGGCGCCGGTGTCGGACAGCTATTTCTACCAGCTCACCACCTACCACGAGGACATGCACGACGAGGCCTTCACCTATACCCGGCAGACCCTGGGACAGCCGCGGCCGGATTTCTCCCGCACCGGTGGGGGGCTGGACCCGGATGATCCGCCGAGGGCCGGGGCGCTGCCGGGGGACGTGGAGGTGCCGGGCGGCGTCTTCTGGCTGGGGGCCGCGGAGGACGCGCCTTTCGTATTCGACAACGAGAAGTGGGCCCATCGCGTGGACCTGCGCCCTTTCCGCATCGCCCGGGCGCCGGTGACCAACGCTGATTTCGCCGCCTTCGTGGAGGACGGCGGCTACCGGGAGCCGCGCTGGTGGAGCGAGGTGGGCTGGCAATGGCTCCAGGCCCAGGGGCGGGCGCATCCGGTCTACTGGCGGGCGCAGGATACCGGCGGCTGGCTGGTGAAGGACTTCGACGGCTGGCGGCCCCTGCCGCCGCAAGCCCCCGTGGTCCACGTCAGCGCCTTCGAGGCCGAGGCCTACTGCCGCTGGGCGGGGCGGCGCCTGCCCACGGAGGCCGAGTGGGAGGCGGCTGCCGCCGGGGAGCCCGATGGCTCCGGGCGGGCGCTGGTCGAGGGCAAGCGGCGCTTCCCCTGGGGAGCGGAGCCGCCGGCTCCCCGGCGGGCGAATCTGGACGGCCGCCACCTCGGCACCCTGGATGTGGCGGACTGCGCGGCGGGAGACAGCGCCTTCGGCTGCCGACAGATGATCGGCAACGTGTGGGAGTGGACCGCCTCGCCCTTCGAGCCCTTTCCCGGCTTCACCCCCGACCCCTACAGGGACTATTCCCAGCCCTGGTTCGGCGACAACCGGGTGCTGCGCGGCGGCGCCTGGGCCACTCGCGGCCGCCTGTTGCGCAATACCTGGCGCAATTTCTTCACCCCGGGCCGGTGCGACGTGCTGGCGGGGTTCCGCACCTGCGCCTTGGACGAGGACTGA
- a CDS encoding YnfA family protein — protein MESVLPFLRPLGYYLGAALFEIGGCFAFWAWLRLDRSALWLVPGLVALAAFAFLLTRIDADFAGRAYAAYGGVYIASSLLWLWTVEGQTPDRWDGIGAAVCLVGAGIILLAPRGT, from the coding sequence ATGGAGTCCGTTCTTCCCTTCCTTCGTCCGCTGGGCTACTACCTGGGAGCGGCCCTGTTCGAGATCGGGGGGTGCTTCGCTTTCTGGGCCTGGCTCCGGCTGGACAGGAGTGCCCTGTGGCTGGTGCCCGGATTGGTGGCCCTGGCCGCATTCGCCTTTCTGCTGACCCGCATCGACGCCGATTTCGCCGGCCGTGCCTACGCCGCCTATGGAGGGGTGTATATCGCCTCTTCACTGCTCTGGCTGTGGACGGTAGAAGGGCAGACGCCCGACCGCTGGGACGGAATCGGGGCGGCGGTCTGCCTGGTGGGCGCCGGGATCATCCTGCTGGCCCCTCGGGGTACTTAG
- a CDS encoding ArsR/SmtB family transcription factor, whose amino-acid sequence MECEAAQFFRALGDETRLRCVALLHAEGELCVCELAYALDLAQPKISRHLSQLRHAGVVESHRRGTWMHYRLHPELPDWARAVLDQWVAGCAGTSPFEDDRRVLHAMPDRPENTCCA is encoded by the coding sequence ATGGAGTGCGAGGCGGCCCAATTCTTCCGTGCCCTGGGCGACGAGACGCGGCTGCGCTGCGTCGCGCTGCTACACGCCGAGGGGGAGCTGTGCGTGTGCGAGCTGGCCTACGCCCTGGACCTGGCGCAGCCCAAGATCTCCCGGCATCTGAGTCAGCTTCGCCATGCCGGGGTGGTGGAGTCCCACCGCCGCGGCACCTGGATGCACTACCGCCTGCACCCGGAGCTTCCGGACTGGGCGCGCGCCGTCCTGGACCAATGGGTTGCCGGCTGCGCCGGGACGTCGCCCTTCGAGGACGATCGCCGGGTTCTGCACGCCATGCCGGACCGGCCCGAAAATACCTGCTGCGCCTGA
- a CDS encoding ArsI/CadI family heavy metal resistance metalloenzyme — MNRFHVHIAVDDLDKNIAFYNALFGTEPAVVKPDYAKWELTDPAVNFAISARGRAAGLDHVGLQAGSEEERAEIEERLQTADIAGVKQEGTTCCYARSDKYWVTDPQGIAWETFHTLGEAPLFGEAEVESGESACCAPRPEDSSSSCCG, encoded by the coding sequence ATGAACCGATTCCATGTACATATCGCCGTCGATGATCTGGACAAGAATATCGCCTTCTACAATGCCCTGTTCGGCACCGAGCCCGCCGTGGTCAAGCCCGACTACGCCAAGTGGGAGCTGACCGACCCGGCGGTGAACTTTGCCATATCGGCGCGCGGCCGCGCGGCGGGCCTCGACCACGTGGGGCTTCAGGCCGGCTCGGAGGAGGAGCGTGCCGAGATTGAGGAGCGGCTGCAGACGGCGGACATCGCCGGGGTGAAGCAGGAGGGCACCACCTGCTGCTATGCCCGCTCGGACAAGTACTGGGTTACCGACCCGCAGGGCATTGCCTGGGAAACCTTCCATACCCTCGGCGAAGCGCCCCTGTTCGGCGAAGCGGAGGTCGAATCCGGGGAGAGCGCCTGCTGTGCGCCCCGGCCGGAGGATTCTTCTTCCTCCTGCTGCGGCTGA
- the arsB gene encoding ACR3 family arsenite efflux transporter, translating to MNQRETALEAPDVREGMGLFERYLSVWVALAIVAGVALGQLAPAVPSALSRFEYAQVSIPVAILIWAMIFPMMVQIDFTSILGVRRQPKGLAITTVVNWLIKPFTMFAIAWFFLIVLFAPLIPAGLAREYLAGAILLGAAPCTAMVFVWSYLTRGDPAYTLVQVAVNDLIMLFAFAPIVVFLLGISDISVPWETVALSVLLYIVIPLAAGYATRLILIRRRGAEWFDNVFMPRIGAVTPVGLILTLVLLFAFQGEVILDNPLHIVLIAIPLIVQTFLVFLLAYGWAWGWRVPHNVAAPGAMIGASNFFELAVAAAIALFGLQSGAALATVVGVLVEVPLMLALVKIANRTRHRFQAVEGAGG from the coding sequence ATGAACCAACGCGAAACCGCCCTGGAGGCCCCCGACGTCCGCGAGGGCATGGGCCTGTTCGAGCGCTACCTCTCCGTGTGGGTGGCCCTGGCCATCGTCGCCGGGGTGGCCCTGGGCCAGCTTGCCCCGGCGGTGCCGTCGGCGCTGTCGCGCTTCGAGTATGCCCAGGTCTCCATTCCGGTGGCGATCCTCATCTGGGCCATGATCTTCCCCATGATGGTGCAGATCGACTTCACCTCCATCCTGGGGGTACGCCGCCAGCCCAAAGGGCTGGCCATCACCACCGTGGTGAATTGGCTCATCAAGCCCTTCACCATGTTCGCCATCGCCTGGTTCTTCCTGATCGTCCTGTTCGCGCCGCTGATCCCGGCGGGGTTGGCGCGGGAGTACCTGGCCGGGGCTATCCTGCTCGGAGCGGCGCCCTGTACGGCCATGGTCTTCGTCTGGAGCTACCTCACCCGCGGCGATCCCGCCTACACCCTGGTGCAGGTGGCGGTGAACGATCTGATCATGCTGTTCGCCTTTGCCCCCATCGTGGTGTTCCTGCTCGGGATCTCCGACATCAGCGTGCCCTGGGAAACGGTGGCCCTGTCGGTGCTGCTCTACATCGTAATCCCGCTGGCGGCGGGCTACGCCACCCGGCTGATCCTGATCCGGCGCCGCGGGGCCGAGTGGTTCGACAACGTCTTCATGCCGCGCATCGGGGCGGTGACGCCGGTGGGCCTCATCCTCACCCTGGTGCTGCTGTTCGCCTTCCAGGGCGAGGTGATCCTGGACAACCCGCTGCACATCGTCCTGATCGCCATCCCGCTCATCGTGCAGACCTTCCTGGTCTTCCTCCTAGCCTACGGCTGGGCCTGGGGGTGGCGGGTTCCGCACAACGTGGCCGCACCAGGGGCCATGATCGGGGCCAGCAACTTCTTCGAGCTGGCGGTGGCGGCGGCCATCGCCCTGTTCGGCCTGCAGTCCGGGGCGGCCCTGGCCACCGTGGTAGGGGTGCTGGTGGAGGTGCCCTTGATGCTGGCCCTGGTGAAGATCGCCAACCGCACCCGCCACCGCTTCCAGGCGGTGGAAGGCGCGGGCGGATGA
- a CDS encoding CC/Se motif family (seleno)protein — protein sequence MNAPEVRLHPNAARWVAERGGTLTLRSSPRNGCCGGTAHLTVAEPGRPEDPADWEVRTVDGVTVYLDPALAGQAGPFTVRAEGLLGWRRLFVELSASGEA from the coding sequence ATGAATGCCCCGGAGGTGCGCCTGCACCCGAACGCCGCCCGCTGGGTGGCGGAGCGGGGCGGGACCCTCACCCTGCGGTCATCGCCGCGTAACGGCTGCTGCGGCGGCACCGCCCACCTGACGGTGGCGGAGCCGGGTCGGCCCGAGGATCCGGCGGACTGGGAGGTCCGGACCGTGGACGGCGTCACCGTCTACCTGGATCCGGCCCTGGCCGGGCAGGCGGGCCCGTTCACCGTGCGCGCCGAGGGGCTCCTGGGCTGGCGACGGCTGTTCGTTGAGCTCTCCGCGTCGGGGGAGGCCTGA
- a CDS encoding arsenate reductase ArsC encodes MPSEPYRVLFLCTGNSARSQMAEALLNRLGEGRFRAYSAGSHPADAVHPLTLEMLERAGLETAGLRTKSWDELAEPGAPALEFVFTVCDKAAAEPCPVWPGQALSAHWGFPDPAGYQAATEAERRVVFADVFRQIQNRIRLLVSLPMDRLDRLSLQRRLDEIGESALDSSDPNAD; translated from the coding sequence ATGCCGAGCGAGCCCTACCGCGTGCTGTTCCTTTGCACCGGCAATTCCGCCCGCTCCCAGATGGCGGAGGCCCTGCTGAACCGCCTTGGGGAAGGCCGGTTCCGGGCCTACAGCGCCGGCAGCCACCCGGCCGATGCGGTACATCCCCTGACGCTGGAGATGCTGGAGCGCGCGGGGCTCGAAACCGCCGGCCTGCGCACCAAGTCCTGGGACGAGCTCGCCGAGCCCGGCGCCCCGGCGCTGGAATTCGTATTCACCGTCTGCGACAAGGCCGCCGCCGAGCCCTGCCCGGTCTGGCCAGGCCAGGCCCTGTCGGCCCACTGGGGCTTTCCGGACCCGGCTGGCTACCAGGCCGCCACCGAGGCCGAGCGCCGGGTGGTGTTCGCCGATGTCTTTCGTCAGATCCAGAACCGCATCCGCCTGCTGGTCAGCCTGCCGATGGACCGCCTGGACCGGCTGAGTCTCCAGCGCCGTCTCGACGAGATCGGGGAGTCCGCGCTGGATAGCTCCGACCCGAACGCCGACTAA
- the arsC gene encoding arsenate reductase (thioredoxin), translated as MNILFLCTGNSCRSQMAEGWGRHLGGSGLHFDSAGIEAHGQNPRAIAVMEEAGIDISGQESTRLTDAMLTRADLVITVCGHADERCPVLPPGTAKEHWPLSDPAKATGSEEEVLATFRATRDEVKRRARDLIERLRKEGAI; from the coding sequence ATGAATATCCTCTTCCTCTGCACCGGGAATTCCTGCCGCAGCCAGATGGCCGAGGGCTGGGGCCGCCACCTGGGCGGTTCGGGCCTGCATTTCGATTCCGCCGGCATCGAGGCCCATGGCCAGAACCCGCGCGCCATCGCCGTGATGGAAGAGGCCGGCATCGACATCAGTGGCCAGGAGTCCACCCGGCTCACCGATGCCATGCTGACCCGCGCCGACCTGGTAATAACCGTCTGCGGCCACGCCGATGAGCGTTGCCCTGTCCTTCCCCCGGGGACTGCCAAGGAGCATTGGCCGCTATCGGATCCCGCCAAGGCCACCGGCAGTGAGGAGGAGGTCCTGGCTACCTTCCGCGCCACCCGCGACGAGGTGAAACGGCGGGCGCGGGATCTGATCGAGCGGCTCCGGAAAGAGGGCGCGATATGA
- the merA gene encoding mercury(II) reductase, which translates to MIDRTLGVPNLRSRECANQVERVLNGIPGVFGRVAFAEGVVRVAAQESIPDSELIAALRKAGFQAHRVDTEEPGPLRVVVIGGGPAATAAAVQAADSGAEVTVVERNDLGGTCINVGAVPSKLRLRAAETAFRPGKPAFDGISATVPEVDLGALIDQEKQLAQSLGDCKFRQVLEDHPRIRWLRGSARLQGRKLVTTETSEGSEELHADRILLAVGAAPYVPPIDGLAATPFWTSVDALETQVIPEHLVVLGGGYVGVEMAQAFQRLGSRVTLITRRGLLADMEPELGERLAAILAEEGMALRLHTTIHSVSYQDGFSLETRTGEILRGDRLLVAAGREPNTDGLGLEGAGVPTDRDGFIHVNERLQTDAEGIYAVGDCTDQNPRLVYVAAAAGARAATNMTGGFAELELSLAPQVVFTDPQVASVGLTEREAREQDLDVEVRVLPLSQVPRAVINRDARGVVKLVAERGGGRLLGAHLVAEGAGEVIQTACLGLRYGISVAELAGGIVPFLTMAEGLKLCAQRFSQELSRMPFCVD; encoded by the coding sequence ATGATCGACAGGACCCTGGGCGTACCGAATTTGCGCAGCCGGGAATGCGCCAACCAGGTGGAAAGGGTGCTGAACGGCATCCCCGGGGTCTTTGGGCGGGTCGCCTTCGCGGAGGGGGTGGTGCGTGTCGCCGCGCAGGAATCCATTCCCGACAGCGAGCTGATCGCGGCGCTCCGGAAGGCCGGCTTCCAGGCCCATCGGGTGGATACCGAGGAGCCCGGCCCCCTGCGAGTGGTGGTCATCGGTGGCGGGCCGGCGGCTACCGCGGCGGCCGTCCAGGCCGCGGACAGCGGCGCGGAGGTGACCGTGGTGGAGCGCAACGACCTGGGAGGCACCTGCATCAATGTGGGTGCCGTGCCTTCCAAGCTGCGCCTGCGGGCCGCGGAAACCGCCTTCCGGCCCGGCAAACCGGCGTTCGACGGTATCAGCGCCACGGTGCCGGAAGTGGACCTGGGGGCCCTGATCGACCAGGAGAAGCAGTTAGCGCAATCCCTGGGAGACTGCAAGTTCCGCCAGGTCCTCGAGGACCACCCGCGTATCCGGTGGCTACGGGGGTCCGCCCGCCTGCAGGGCCGCAAGCTGGTCACCACAGAGACCTCTGAAGGATCCGAGGAGCTGCACGCCGACCGGATCCTTCTGGCGGTGGGCGCCGCTCCCTACGTGCCGCCCATTGACGGCCTGGCCGCCACGCCTTTCTGGACCTCCGTGGATGCCCTGGAGACGCAAGTCATCCCGGAGCATCTGGTGGTGCTGGGTGGCGGCTACGTGGGAGTGGAAATGGCCCAGGCCTTCCAGCGCCTGGGCAGCCGGGTGACTCTGATCACCCGGCGCGGCCTGCTGGCGGACATGGAGCCGGAGCTTGGCGAGCGGCTCGCCGCCATCCTCGCCGAGGAGGGAATGGCACTCCGCCTCCATACCACCATTCACTCGGTTTCCTACCAGGACGGCTTCTCGCTGGAGACCCGGACTGGGGAGATCTTGCGCGGCGACCGGCTGCTGGTGGCCGCCGGACGGGAGCCGAACACCGATGGCCTGGGCCTGGAGGGGGCAGGAGTGCCCACGGACCGGGACGGCTTCATCCACGTGAACGAACGGCTGCAGACGGATGCCGAGGGCATCTATGCGGTGGGTGACTGCACCGACCAGAACCCGCGGCTGGTGTACGTGGCTGCCGCGGCCGGCGCCCGGGCGGCCACGAATATGACCGGCGGCTTCGCCGAGCTGGAGCTTTCCCTGGCTCCGCAGGTGGTGTTCACCGATCCCCAGGTGGCCTCCGTGGGGCTCACGGAGCGGGAGGCCCGCGAGCAGGATCTGGACGTGGAAGTCCGGGTCCTTCCCCTGAGCCAGGTGCCGCGCGCCGTCATCAACCGCGATGCGCGGGGGGTGGTGAAGCTGGTGGCCGAGCGCGGCGGCGGACGTCTGCTGGGCGCGCACCTGGTGGCCGAAGGCGCAGGCGAGGTCATCCAGACCGCCTGCCTGGGGCTGCGCTACGGCATCAGCGTCGCGGAACTGGCAGGGGGCATCGTTCCCTTCCTGACCATGGCGGAAGGGCTGAAGCTCTGCGCGCAGCGGTTCTCGCAGGAGCTATCCCGGATGCCTTTTTGTGTGGATTGA
- a CDS encoding MerR family transcriptional regulator gives MTIGVLAQKAGVNVETVRYYQRKGLLPEPPRPPGGVRYYGTEVIDRIRFIKRAQYLGFTLREVGELLAFGSGSCKDVEGLAAAKLSEVEARISDLQAIRQELERLLEQCRGGELTTEWDLIRVVIGQETGSDAGEG, from the coding sequence ATGACCATCGGTGTGCTGGCCCAGAAGGCCGGGGTCAACGTGGAAACCGTCCGGTACTACCAGCGCAAGGGCCTGCTGCCCGAGCCGCCGCGACCGCCGGGCGGGGTGCGCTATTACGGGACCGAGGTCATCGACCGCATCCGTTTCATCAAGCGTGCCCAGTATCTGGGCTTCACGCTCCGGGAGGTGGGGGAGCTGCTGGCTTTCGGGTCGGGAAGCTGCAAGGACGTGGAAGGCCTGGCCGCCGCCAAGCTGTCGGAGGTGGAGGCGCGTATCTCCGATCTGCAGGCCATTCGCCAGGAGCTCGAGCGGCTGCTGGAACAGTGCCGCGGCGGCGAGCTGACCACCGAATGGGACCTGATCCGGGTGGTAATCGGCCAGGAAACCGGATCGGACGCCGGCGAGGGCTAG
- a CDS encoding NfeD family protein, with the protein MSRHRLLQTMVGLAALEGATAGAAALLWGPWGLLGALAVLLVVGDWPFGWLLERHVPARLGREALPGTRARVVASFRPGESRQAARGRIHVHGALWAARLDPGTESLPRHGEYVRVRAVEGLTLVVSPESESGAAGRSVED; encoded by the coding sequence TTGTCGCGACATCGCCTGCTACAGACCATGGTTGGCCTGGCCGCCCTCGAGGGGGCGACGGCCGGGGCGGCCGCGCTGCTCTGGGGCCCTTGGGGCCTGCTGGGCGCACTGGCCGTGCTCCTGGTGGTGGGCGACTGGCCCTTCGGCTGGCTGCTGGAGCGCCATGTTCCCGCCCGCCTGGGCCGGGAGGCCCTGCCGGGCACCCGGGCGCGGGTGGTCGCCTCCTTCCGGCCGGGGGAGTCCCGGCAAGCGGCCCGCGGCCGAATCCACGTGCACGGTGCCCTATGGGCCGCGCGGTTGGATCCGGGGACCGAATCCCTGCCCCGGCACGGCGAGTACGTCCGCGTCCGGGCGGTGGAGGGCCTGACTCTGGTGGTCTCTCCGGAGTCGGAGTCGGGCGCCGCCGGGCGTTCGGTCGAGGACTAG
- a CDS encoding DUF302 domain-containing protein codes for MYGFHTELPGEFETVRKQVIEALGKEGFGVLTEINVADTLKAKLDSDMAPYTILGACNPALAEQAIKADVDIGLLLPCNVVVRENEQGRQTVGFMDPEVILGITDNARLTKVAREVRERLERVRESLAG; via the coding sequence ATGTACGGATTTCATACGGAGCTGCCCGGCGAGTTCGAGACCGTGCGGAAACAGGTCATTGAGGCCCTGGGCAAGGAGGGGTTCGGGGTGCTCACCGAAATCAACGTCGCCGACACCCTGAAAGCCAAGCTCGATTCGGACATGGCACCCTATACCATCCTGGGCGCCTGCAACCCGGCGCTGGCGGAGCAGGCCATCAAGGCGGACGTGGACATCGGCCTTCTGCTGCCCTGCAATGTGGTGGTTCGCGAGAACGAGCAGGGCCGCCAGACGGTGGGGTTCATGGACCCGGAGGTGATCCTCGGCATAACCGATAATGCGCGGCTGACCAAGGTGGCGCGGGAGGTCCGGGAGCGTCTGGAGCGCGTGCGGGAGAGCCTGGCGGGCTGA
- a CDS encoding AI-2E family transporter → MNTLLHRYPQLRVLGLFGLLLGLAGVLAFLLRPLLVPLVLAVILYAVLEPFTSLLERRGFKRTPAALLVLVLLLAISGLAAAWLFPHLAAQVELLQGNLPTLWQTLSQLAQRVSEHLASATGVHLDVSAATADLAQGGQERLTRALVQGSNLLLDATATLLLVPLLTFFLIRDWKLLRNRLLDLLPNRSFELGWTLYYRVARQLQAYIRGVMLQSGIMALITGSGFFLIGLGSPVLLGLLAGVLNLIPYLGPVLAMIPPTVLILGDSGLDPWVIGSAVGVVFFGQVFDNAVVVPGVLAHAVNLHPLMVVLGIIMAGHFFGLAGMILALPALATGKIVLHGLREGLPAA, encoded by the coding sequence ATGAATACGCTCCTGCACCGCTACCCGCAGCTCCGGGTCCTGGGACTGTTCGGGCTGCTCCTCGGCCTGGCGGGCGTGCTGGCTTTCCTGCTTCGGCCCCTGCTGGTGCCCCTGGTCCTAGCGGTGATCCTCTACGCCGTGCTGGAGCCCTTCACCAGCCTCCTCGAGCGGCGCGGCTTCAAGCGCACGCCGGCCGCCCTCCTGGTGCTGGTGCTTTTGCTGGCCATAAGCGGTCTGGCCGCCGCCTGGCTCTTCCCGCACCTGGCGGCGCAGGTGGAGCTTTTGCAGGGCAACCTGCCCACCCTGTGGCAGACCCTCTCCCAGCTCGCGCAGCGCGTCAGCGAGCACCTGGCGAGCGCCACCGGGGTCCACCTGGATGTCTCCGCCGCCACCGCCGATCTGGCTCAAGGCGGCCAGGAACGCCTGACTCGGGCCCTGGTGCAGGGCTCCAACCTGCTTCTGGACGCCACGGCCACGCTGCTGCTGGTGCCGCTGCTCACCTTCTTCCTCATCCGCGACTGGAAGCTCCTGCGCAATCGCCTCCTGGACCTGCTTCCCAACCGCTCCTTCGAGCTGGGCTGGACCCTCTATTACCGGGTGGCCCGGCAGCTCCAGGCCTATATCCGGGGGGTGATGCTCCAGTCGGGTATCATGGCCCTGATCACCGGGAGCGGCTTCTTCCTGATCGGCCTCGGCTCACCGGTGCTGCTGGGCCTGCTGGCCGGGGTGCTCAATCTCATCCCCTACCTCGGTCCCGTGCTGGCCATGATCCCGCCGACCGTGCTCATCCTGGGCGACAGCGGTCTGGATCCCTGGGTCATCGGCAGCGCGGTGGGCGTGGTGTTCTTCGGGCAGGTCTTCGATAACGCGGTGGTGGTCCCCGGCGTCCTGGCCCACGCGGTGAACCTCCACCCGCTCATGGTGGTGCTGGGCATCATCATGGCCGGGCATTTCTTCGGGCTTGCGGGAATGATCCTGGCGCTGCCCGCCCTGGCCACCGGGAAGATCGTGCTACACGGCCTGCGCGAGGGTCTTCCCGCCGCTTGA
- a CDS encoding cyclic nucleotide-binding domain-containing protein translates to MQPQHPLWTNLFRTGPDWITEAAELWRRTPLFRDLPKRQCRALTAAMHLRSFTADEPVFRQGDVGAGAVLIRRGRVAIRAGGRDLAELGPGDFFGEVALVAEERRTADAVCLEASELVFFLRPDLEEWLGRAPRHGTRFMSNLAGILATRLRQANHQLADADTTP, encoded by the coding sequence ATGCAGCCCCAGCACCCCCTGTGGACCAACCTGTTCCGCACCGGTCCGGACTGGATCACCGAGGCCGCGGAGCTGTGGCGCCGCACTCCCCTGTTCCGGGACCTGCCCAAGCGCCAGTGCCGAGCGCTGACGGCGGCCATGCACCTGCGCAGCTTCACGGCCGACGAGCCGGTCTTCCGTCAAGGGGACGTGGGCGCCGGAGCGGTGCTGATCCGCCGGGGGCGGGTGGCCATCCGCGCCGGCGGCCGGGACCTAGCGGAGCTCGGTCCGGGGGACTTCTTCGGGGAGGTGGCCCTGGTGGCCGAGGAGCGGCGCACCGCCGACGCCGTGTGCCTCGAGGCGTCGGAGCTGGTGTTCTTCCTGCGGCCCGACCTGGAGGAATGGCTGGGCCGGGCGCCCCGCCACGGGACCCGTTTCATGAGCAATCTGGCCGGTATCCTCGCCACCCGTTTGCGCCAGGCGAACCACCAGCTCGCCGATGCCGACACCACCCCATGA